In Gouania willdenowi chromosome 17, fGouWil2.1, whole genome shotgun sequence, one DNA window encodes the following:
- the marchf11 gene encoding E3 ubiquitin-protein ligase MARCH11, protein MSTEEGEARAGTVTATVPQHQEEGDGHGAQGRPSPVREDVSEAGQQQEDPEKYTGEDNDGGPCSSEDGAVGGTLGKVQGMHSNSSSENCIPTPSCRICFQGAEQGDLLNPCRCDGSVRYTHQHCLLKWISERGCWTCELCCYRFQVIAINMKRPWQWQSITITLVEKVQIIAVFLGSLFLVASISWLLWSALSPQAVWQRRDVLFQICYGMYGFMDLVCVGESDTAT, encoded by the exons ATGAGCACAGAGGAAGGAGAGGCGAGGGCAGGCACCGTCACCGCCACCGTCCCCCAGCACCAGGAGGAAGGAGACGGGCACGGAGCCCAAGGACGACCGAGCCCGGTCCGAGAGGACGTGTCGGAGGCTgggcagcagcaggaggaccCGGAGAAATACACCGGGGAGGACAACGACGGGGGCCCGTGTTCCAGTGAGGATGGAGCGGTCGGGGGGACATTGGGTAAAGTGCAGGGGATGCATTCAAACAGCAGCAGTGAGAACTGTATCCCTACTCCCAGCTGTAGGATCTGCTTCCAGGGAGCCGAACAG GGTGACCTGTTGAACCCATGCCGATGCGACGGCTCTGTGCGTTACACCCACCagcactgcctgctgaagtggATCAGTGAACGCGGCTGTTGGACCTGTGAGCTCTGCTGCTATCGCTTCCAAGTCATCGCCATCAACATGAAACGGCCATGGCAG TGGCAGTCCATCACCATCACCCTGGTGGAGAAGGTGCAGATCATAGCTGTGTTCCTGGGTTCTCTGTTCCTGGTGGCCAGCATCTCATGGCTGCTGTggtcagctctcagtcctcagGCCGTGTGGCAGCGTAGAGACGTCCTCTTCCAGATCTGCTACGGCATGTACGGATTCATGGACCTGGTTTGTGTAGGTGAGAGTGACACTGCAACCTAA
- the znf622 gene encoding zinc finger protein 622, with the protein MSCYTCISCRVAFADGEVQRAHYKTDWHRYNLKRKVADMPPVTAENFQERVLAQRTAAEQQLSDTALIQSCSICNKKFSSENAFQNHLQSHKHLQAEKQAVLAAQRQLDKMNEKNREKGLDDEKPDHDARNEALQQALKEQLKPSPAKPRKEQTEKPEKPPRMMWLEEQAKRRENEEGAAAEQEEWEDVNSDDDEMDDEDEEETMDQDEGDSAAPAPLPGAIPVTNCLFCPHHSKSLMKNLSHMTKVHSFFIPDLEFLVDLRSLIRYLGEKVGAGNVCLWCNEKGRSFYSTEAVQSHMTDKSHCKLFTDGDAALEFADFYDFRSSYPERREGEDADVDDEELSDSTNMEYDDDTLELTLPSGVKIGHRSLMRYYKQRFGAQRTVALAHNRNAVGRVLRHYKALGWGGERGNGALYQQHKDMQYVQMMKSRWMLKVGMNHNATKQKHFRVQVMF; encoded by the exons ATGTCGTGCTACACGTGCATCAGCTGCAGAGTGGCGTTTGCAGATGGCGAGGTGCAGCGAGCGCACTATAAAACCGACTGGCACCGTTACAATCTGAAACGTAAGGTGGCCGACATGCCGCCCGTCACGGCCGAGAACTTCCAGGAACGCGTGCTCGCACAGAGGACAGCCGCCGAGCAGCAGCTGTCCGACACCGCACTCATTCAGAGCTGCTCCATCTGCAACAAGAAGTTCTCCAGTGAAAATGCCTTTCAGAACCACCTGCAGTCCCACAAACACCTGCAGGCCGAGAAGCAGGCGGTGCTGGCCGCTCAGAGGCAGCTGGACAAGATGAATGAGAAGAACCGGGAGAAGGGACTCGACGACGAGAAACCGGATCACGACGCCAGGAACGAAGCTCTGCAGCAGGCGCTGAAGGAGCAGCTGAAACCGAGTCCAGCCAAACCGAGGAAAGAACAGACGGAGAAGCCAGAGAAACCGCCCAGGATGATGTGGCTGGAGGAACAAGCCAAGAGACGAGAGAACGAGGAGGGAGCTGCAGCTGAACAAG AAGAGTGGGAGGATGtcaacagtgatgatgatgagatgGATGATGAAGACGAAGAGGAGACGATGGATCAGGATGAAGGCGACTCGGCGGCTCCAGCACCGTTGCCGGGGGCAATCCCCGTCACCAACTGTCTGTTCTGCCCCCACCACTCCAAGTCCCTGATGAAGAACCTTTCCCACATGACCAAAGTCCACAGCTTCTTCATCCCTGACCTGGAGTTCCTCGTGGACCTGAGGAGCCTCATCCGCTACCTGG GAGAAAAAGTTGGTGCTGGCAACGTGTGTTTGTGGTGTAACGAGAAGGGGCGCTCGTTTTACTCCACGGAAGCCGTACAAAGTCACATGACCGACAAAAGCCACTGTAAACTCTTCACAGACGGCGACGCTGCCCTGGAGTTTGCTGACTTTTACGACTTCAG GAGCAGCTATCCTGAGAGGAGAGAAGGTGAGGATGCTGATGTGGATGATGAAGAGCTTTCTGACAGCACCAACATGGAGTATGATGATGACACGCTGGAACTCACTCTGCCTTCAG GAGTTAAGATTGGCCATCGCTCCCTCATGAGGTATTACAAGCAGCGTTTTGGAGCCCAGCGAACGGTGGCTCTCGCTCACAATAGAAACGCTGTTGGACGAGTCCTGCGTCACTACAAAGCTCTGGGCTGGGGAGGAGAGCGAG GCAACGGCGCCCTCTATCAGCAACACAAAGACATGCAGTATGTACAGATGATGAAGTCAAGGTGGATGCTGAAGGTGGGCATGAATCACAACGCCACCAAGCAGAAACATTTCAGAGTCCAAGTCATGTTCTAA